Proteins encoded in a region of the Gigantopelta aegis isolate Gae_Host unplaced genomic scaffold, Gae_host_genome ctg3255_pilon_pilon:::fragment_2, whole genome shotgun sequence genome:
- the LOC121392011 gene encoding uncharacterized protein LOC121392011, producing MICSLSSEDQGNPEATFHWIRNSNTIEHTGFNYTFTPSKEDNGDEYKCTAGNLLTDRDGQSRPKSNAVQLNVYYSPRVVISSRKHTRVELGKLLILRCSADSNPATPTFEWTRGTTHVADGPVLLIAAFRDSDQGEYTCSAKTVSPRYGSLTGAASVIVTVLEAAPDSCYCTDQSETSVDLEWNYDRTDKSNRFSVEQRLSKNSRWDLVSMLPTQRENNTFIVHVDHLQSNSSYYFKIFSSSTKDDSSFCLTTCRTLPFSKTHEPVLESSTSGLGVGVAVGLVVGLVVTSVAAVLINIILLRKGVLVRSECKRQKETSVYQDITMDTVQQTSGSDTTRVPNESTNAYESLQSHDATPYGKLNAYGNLPPSGEMFETTIQ from the exons ATGATATGTTCGTTATCTAGTGAAGATCAGGGAAACCCAGAGgctacctttcactggattagAAATAGCAATACTATAGAACACACAGGATTCAACTACACGTTCACACCATCAAAGGAAGACAACGGAGACGAGTACAAGTGTACAGCTGGGAATCTCTTGACAGACAGAGACGGACAATCGAGACCTAAGTCTAACGCAGTGCAGCTCAATGTGTACT ATTCTCCACGGGTGGTGATATCCTCAAGGAAACACACGAGAGTAGAGCTGGGGAAACTGCTCATATTACGCTGTTCCGCTGACAGTAACCCAGCCACCCCTACGTTTGAGTGGACTCGCGGCACGACACATGTAGCTGATGGTCCTGTGTTACTGATTGCTGCGTTCCGAGACTCTGACCAAGGAGAGTACACGTGTTCGGCGAAAACTGTGTCTCCTAGATATGGTTCTCTGACAGGCGCAGCAAGTGTTATTGTCACTG ttCTGGAAGCAGCACCTGACTCGTGTTACTGCACAGATCAGTCGGAGACCAGCGTGGATTTGGAGTGGAATTACGACAGAACCGACAAATCGAACAGGTTCTCTGTTGAACAGCGTCTCTCAAAGAACTCACGCTGGGATCTTGTGTCCATGTTACCTACTCAGAGAGAAAACAATACCTTTATTGTACATGTCGATCACTTACAATCCAATTCTtcgtattattttaaaatattctctTCATCTACCAAAGACGACAGCAGTTTCTGTTTGACAACATGCAGAACACTGCCCTTTTCCA AAACCCACGAGCCTGTTCTAGAATCGTCTACGTCTGGACTGGGAGTGGGAGTCGCTGTTGGTCTTGTAGTAGGATTGGTTGTCACCAGTGTCGCTGCCGTGCTCATCAATATCATCTTGCTGAGAAAAGGTGTCCTAGTTAGATCAG AATGTAAACGCCAGAAGGAAACGAGCGT TTATCAAGACATCACAATGGACACAGTTCAACAGACTTCTGGTTCAG ACACTACAAGGGTGCCAAATGAATCGACCAACGCATACGAAAGTTTACAATCCCATGATGCAACGCCTTATGGAAAACTGAATGCATACGGGAATCTGCCTCCGTCAG GAGAAATGTTCGAGACCACGATCCAGTAA